The Methanoculleus marisnigri JR1 genome window below encodes:
- a CDS encoding type II toxin-antitoxin system RelE family toxin, with product MFTVLIERKARELLKRLPPKTRRIVVEKIQELADDPFPGGNKEKLEYPHPPAVYRLHISRSFTVFYIIEHQESIVKIEKIVTNERAHKEYSRR from the coding sequence GTGTTCACCGTTCTGATCGAGAGGAAGGCACGGGAGCTCTTAAAGCGTCTCCCCCCAAAAACCCGGCGCATTGTCGTCGAAAAGATCCAGGAACTCGCGGATGACCCGTTTCCGGGAGGGAACAAGGAGAAACTTGAGTATCCTCATCCCCCTGCAGTCTACCGCCTCCATATCAGCAGATCCTTCACTGTTTTTTATATCATCGAGCACCAGGAGAGCATCGTCAAGATCGAGAAGATCGTGACGAACGAGAGGGCACACAAGGAGTATTCACGCCGGTGA
- a CDS encoding antitoxin VapB family protein has product MNATKRIIVREEVWAALSSMREPGMTFSELIEDMIEHEKKRRLVEDIKRIQETEELVEIPL; this is encoded by the coding sequence ATGAATGCCACAAAGCGCATTATTGTCAGGGAAGAGGTCTGGGCTGCCCTCTCCAGTATGCGGGAGCCGGGGATGACCTTCTCGGAACTGATAGAGGATATGATCGAGCACGAAAAGAAGCGGCGGCTCGTTGAAGATATCAAGCGGATCCAGGAGACGGAAGAGCTCGTGGAGATCCCGTTGTGA
- a CDS encoding peroxiredoxin: MEPEELLQMPVIGEKAPEFDVLTTHGRLKLSDLKGKWVILFSHPADFTPVCTTEFMAFAAIADELKELDVQLVGLSIDSVHSHLAWVRNIKEKMGVEIPFPIIADLDMKVAKRYGMLHPGQSTTSTIRTVFFIDDKGVMRAMLYYPMFNGRSMPEILRLTKALQTSDEHGVATPANWEPGAKVIVPAPKTPEEIEKRMQEGYECKDWYLCFKEL, translated from the coding sequence ATGGAACCCGAAGAACTGCTTCAGATGCCGGTTATCGGCGAGAAAGCGCCGGAATTCGACGTGCTGACAACCCACGGACGCCTGAAACTCTCGGATCTCAAGGGGAAGTGGGTCATCCTCTTCTCCCACCCGGCCGACTTCACGCCGGTCTGCACCACGGAGTTCATGGCCTTCGCCGCGATCGCCGACGAACTCAAGGAACTGGACGTCCAGCTCGTCGGCCTCTCGATCGACAGCGTCCACTCGCACCTTGCGTGGGTCAGGAACATCAAGGAGAAGATGGGCGTCGAGATCCCGTTCCCCATCATCGCCGACCTCGATATGAAGGTCGCCAAACGCTACGGGATGCTCCACCCCGGCCAGAGCACCACCTCCACGATCAGGACGGTCTTCTTCATCGACGACAAGGGTGTCATGCGGGCCATGCTCTACTACCCGATGTTCAACGGCCGATCGATGCCCGAGATTCTCCGGCTCACGAAAGCCCTCCAGACCTCAGACGAGCACGGCGTCGCGACGCCGGCGAACTGGGAGCCCGGCGCGAAGGTGATCGTCCCGGCGCCAAAGACCCCCGAAGAGATCGAGAAGCGGATGCAGGAAGGCTACGAGTGCAAAGACTGGTACCTCTGCTTCAAGGAACTCTGA
- a CDS encoding FAD-dependent oxidoreductase gives MAGVKVYTTENCPYCRMVKAFLRKHDIEHEIVDVGKDREAAREMIEISGQRGVPVTVSGDEVVVGFDAKRLRELFGTALEETVYDAVIVGAGPAGLTAAVYCARKLMKTVVIAENIGGQAAWSWAIENYMGFSTISGEELVRKFEEQVRGFDVRLELESVGDVRKEDDTILVRTASGTVYRSRTLILAPGKEPRRLGLPGEDRLMGKGISVCAICDAPLYRDKPVAVVGGGNAALQTAIEMTKFASSVTLIARRDLRCDEVYVDRAKKAGVRTFSHHEVTALHGDAGLTGVTVRDRETGEETGLDVEGLFLAIGLAPNTGFLKDLVVLNEQGEIDIDENGHTSVPGVFAAGDATCVKAKQIIVAAGDGAKAALEAHEYFEGEPEEEQIVCT, from the coding sequence ATGGCAGGCGTTAAGGTCTACACGACGGAGAACTGCCCCTACTGCCGGATGGTCAAGGCGTTCCTCCGGAAGCACGATATCGAACACGAGATCGTCGACGTCGGGAAAGACCGCGAGGCGGCCCGGGAGATGATCGAGATCTCGGGGCAACGGGGTGTGCCGGTCACGGTATCCGGCGACGAGGTGGTCGTCGGGTTCGATGCAAAGAGGCTCCGGGAGCTCTTCGGGACGGCGCTGGAGGAGACCGTCTACGACGCGGTCATCGTGGGCGCTGGTCCGGCAGGGCTGACGGCGGCGGTCTACTGCGCCCGGAAACTCATGAAGACCGTCGTCATAGCGGAGAACATCGGTGGGCAGGCGGCCTGGAGCTGGGCTATCGAGAACTACATGGGGTTCTCGACGATATCGGGCGAGGAACTGGTCCGGAAGTTCGAGGAGCAGGTCCGGGGGTTCGACGTCCGTCTCGAGCTCGAGAGCGTCGGGGACGTTCGCAAAGAGGACGATACGATCCTCGTCCGGACGGCCTCGGGGACCGTCTACCGTTCCCGGACGCTCATCCTCGCTCCCGGGAAGGAGCCCCGGCGGCTGGGGCTTCCCGGTGAGGACCGGCTGATGGGAAAGGGTATCTCGGTCTGCGCTATCTGCGACGCCCCGCTCTACCGCGATAAACCGGTTGCCGTCGTCGGCGGCGGAAACGCCGCCCTCCAGACCGCGATCGAGATGACGAAGTTCGCGAGTTCGGTGACCCTGATCGCCCGGAGGGATCTCCGGTGCGACGAGGTCTACGTCGACCGGGCAAAGAAGGCGGGGGTGCGGACTTTCTCCCACCACGAGGTGACGGCGCTCCACGGGGACGCGGGCCTGACCGGGGTCACGGTCCGCGACCGCGAGACCGGGGAGGAGACGGGTCTCGATGTGGAGGGGCTCTTCCTCGCGATCGGGCTTGCGCCGAATACGGGCTTCCTCAAGGATCTCGTGGTGCTGAACGAGCAGGGCGAGATCGATATCGACGAAAATGGCCATACGAGCGTTCCCGGGGTCTTCGCGGCCGGGGACGCGACCTGCGTCAAGGCCAAGCAGATCATCGTCGCCGCCGGCGACGGGGCGAAGGCGGCGCTCGAGGCGCACGAGTATTTCGAAGGCGAGCCGGAAGAAGAGCAGATCGTCTGCACGTGA
- a CDS encoding flavodoxin family protein, whose product MPKKVVALLGSPVLDGNTARLLDEAIRGAEEAGCEVEKVEVAHMDVLPCMELFQCMGSETCLIQDGMEEYYRKFREMDGLIIATPVMTMGIPGRLKSFIDRFQVFYMAKYHRGQSFISPERRKTRKMLFISIAGMNIPNVFLGVKMTARAFGEIIDCPYWDEVLRNDMDTIRDIRTRPEVMEAAYKKGYDLGRLLG is encoded by the coding sequence ATGCCAAAGAAGGTTGTCGCGCTGCTCGGAAGCCCCGTTCTCGACGGGAACACCGCCCGTCTCCTCGACGAGGCTATCAGGGGTGCAGAGGAGGCCGGGTGCGAGGTCGAGAAGGTCGAGGTCGCGCACATGGACGTTCTGCCCTGCATGGAGTTGTTCCAGTGCATGGGAAGCGAAACCTGCCTGATCCAGGACGGGATGGAAGAGTACTACAGGAAGTTCCGGGAGATGGACGGCCTGATCATCGCCACCCCGGTGATGACGATGGGCATCCCCGGCAGGCTCAAGTCGTTCATTGACCGGTTCCAGGTCTTTTACATGGCAAAATACCACCGGGGGCAGTCGTTTATCTCTCCGGAACGGCGGAAAACGAGGAAGATGCTCTTCATCTCGATCGCGGGAATGAATATCCCGAACGTCTTTCTCGGCGTGAAGATGACCGCCCGGGCGTTCGGCGAGATCATCGACTGCCCCTACTGGGACGAGGTGCTCCGAAACGACATGGACACGATCCGGGACATCCGGACGCGGCCGGAGGTGATGGAGGCGGCTTACAAGAAGGGCTACGACCTCGGGCGGCTTCTAGGCTGA
- a CDS encoding desulfoferrodoxin FeS4 iron-binding domain-containing protein — protein sequence MVNVSAKGQVYHCEICGNVVQVLEAGGGELVCCGEAMVLEE from the coding sequence ATGGTGAACGTATCGGCAAAAGGGCAGGTCTACCACTGCGAGATCTGCGGAAACGTTGTCCAGGTGCTGGAAGCCGGCGGCGGCGAACTGGTCTGCTGCGGCGAGGCGATGGTGCTCGAGGAGTGA
- a CDS encoding zinc ribbon-containing protein: MAEPETNKTAKAGEKPGPGRFICIDCGREVRIDSSDEDLVKCPTCACEMYNCLPMTHIRPDIKSPEDVLNPPERKKPENR, from the coding sequence ATGGCCGAACCAGAGACCAACAAGACAGCAAAAGCCGGTGAGAAGCCGGGCCCGGGCCGGTTCATCTGCATCGACTGCGGGCGGGAGGTCCGGATCGACAGCAGCGACGAGGATCTCGTCAAATGCCCGACCTGCGCCTGCGAGATGTACAACTGCCTCCCGATGACGCACATCAGGCCGGACATCAAGTCGCCCGAAGACGTCCTGAATCCGCCCGAGAGAAAGAAACCGGAGAACCGTTGA
- a CDS encoding universal stress protein: protein MFEKTLIPVAYGERPEEVRKAGTILKSLGASSVCLYHVNEPGSFFRGADLSWLTLLAEALEETGLVVEVKTGEGHIASAIAETALLEGVDGIYMKAKRRWHIETMLLGSVSRDLLRLADVPVFVHKVRPRLPDDGADPAQSDLNVLYATDLDETSARPLPYVMEFAGAWCHVLHVRGRMADPLAERVRREAVDRELGTVAEELRPYFGRVTVEQRIGDPAAQVLYVSDQIEADVVVVGRKSAAFLSAPMGYTAERIVTGSRASIFLVPQPGSRNAS from the coding sequence ATGTTTGAGAAGACGCTGATTCCGGTTGCCTACGGAGAGAGGCCCGAAGAGGTGAGGAAGGCCGGAACGATCCTCAAGAGCCTCGGGGCGAGCTCGGTCTGCCTCTACCACGTGAACGAACCCGGTTCGTTCTTCCGGGGAGCCGACCTCTCGTGGCTCACGCTTCTCGCGGAGGCGCTCGAAGAGACGGGGCTCGTCGTGGAGGTAAAGACCGGGGAAGGCCACATCGCCTCGGCAATCGCGGAGACGGCCCTCCTCGAGGGTGTCGACGGCATCTACATGAAGGCGAAGCGGCGGTGGCACATCGAGACGATGCTTCTCGGGAGCGTCTCGCGGGATCTCCTCCGGCTTGCCGACGTTCCCGTATTCGTCCACAAAGTCCGGCCCCGCCTGCCCGACGACGGGGCGGACCCCGCCCAGAGTGACCTCAACGTCCTCTACGCGACCGACCTCGACGAGACGTCCGCCCGCCCGCTCCCCTACGTGATGGAGTTCGCGGGAGCCTGGTGCCACGTCCTCCATGTCAGGGGGAGGATGGCCGATCCGCTGGCGGAGCGGGTTCGGCGGGAGGCCGTCGACAGAGAACTCGGCACGGTGGCGGAAGAACTCCGCCCGTACTTCGGGCGCGTCACCGTCGAGCAGCGGATCGGAGACCCCGCCGCGCAGGTACTGTATGTCTCCGATCAGATCGAGGCCGACGTCGTCGTCGTCGGGAGGAAGAGCGCGGCGTTTCTCTCCGCCCCGATGGGGTACACGGCGGAGCGGATCGTGACCGGGTCGAGGGCTTCGATATTCCTCGTGCCGCAACCGGGGAGCCGCAATGCTTCGTGA
- a CDS encoding cation diffusion facilitator family transporter — translation MRRIFIIVLALNLAVALAKVVFGLLAGSVSMVADAFHSGFDSLSNVIGIVALYFAGKPPDPEHPYGHGKIETLGTLVIGAMLLLTAGGILYEGYHRLVEAVAPEITAVTVAVMVGTLVVNLAVSTYERRKGEEYRSQILVADSQHTKSDVFVSLAVLGGFLAVGLGFPQADPVIAFAIGLLIARMGVRVLYDAARVLTDTMKLPCDPALIEAVVMDTPGVTGYHDFRCRGKPDEILADIHITVDPALPVSRAHEISDEVERRLKEAVPGLAEVVVHIEPDDSA, via the coding sequence GTGCGGCGGATCTTTATCATCGTCCTCGCCCTGAACCTCGCCGTCGCACTCGCCAAAGTGGTCTTTGGCCTCCTTGCCGGGTCGGTGAGCATGGTCGCGGACGCGTTCCACTCGGGGTTCGACTCCCTCTCGAACGTCATCGGCATAGTCGCCCTTTACTTCGCCGGGAAACCCCCCGACCCCGAACACCCCTACGGCCACGGCAAGATCGAGACGCTCGGCACTCTGGTCATCGGGGCGATGCTCCTCCTGACCGCCGGCGGGATCCTCTATGAGGGGTACCACCGGCTTGTCGAAGCCGTCGCCCCCGAGATCACCGCGGTCACCGTCGCGGTCATGGTCGGGACGCTCGTCGTCAACCTCGCCGTCTCCACCTACGAACGACGGAAAGGCGAGGAGTACCGGAGCCAGATCCTGGTCGCCGACTCACAACACACGAAGAGTGACGTCTTCGTCTCCCTGGCCGTCCTCGGGGGGTTTCTCGCCGTCGGGCTCGGGTTCCCGCAGGCCGATCCGGTCATCGCGTTCGCCATCGGTCTCCTCATCGCGAGGATGGGGGTCAGGGTCCTCTACGACGCCGCCCGGGTTCTCACCGACACGATGAAACTCCCCTGCGACCCGGCGCTCATCGAAGCGGTGGTGATGGATACCCCGGGGGTGACCGGGTATCATGACTTCCGGTGCCGGGGGAAACCGGACGAAATCCTTGCCGACATCCACATCACCGTCGATCCGGCACTCCCGGTCTCCCGGGCGCACGAGATCTCCGACGAGGTGGAACGCCGGCTCAAAGAAGCAGTGCCGGGGCTCGCCGAGGTCGTCGTCCACATCGAGCCCGACGACTCAGCCTAG
- a CDS encoding nucleotidyltransferase domain-containing protein, with amino-acid sequence MEQVRVLAREIRARRRVSAIILYGSFSRGDFHEESDVDLIVVGDFPERPHKRAAFIIGLTDLPVEPLCYTDEEFADLIREENPFVLQALAEGTRV; translated from the coding sequence ATGGAGCAGGTCCGGGTTCTCGCCCGCGAGATCCGGGCGCGCCGGCGTGTCAGCGCCATCATCCTCTACGGGTCGTTCTCACGCGGGGACTTCCACGAGGAGAGCGACGTCGACCTGATCGTCGTCGGTGACTTCCCCGAGCGTCCCCACAAACGTGCGGCCTTCATCATCGGCCTCACCGACCTCCCGGTCGAACCGCTCTGCTACACCGACGAGGAGTTCGCCGACCTGATCCGGGAGGAGAACCCGTTCGTCCTCCAGGCACTGGCCGAAGGCACCCGGGTGTAG
- a CDS encoding DUF1016 N-terminal domain-containing protein — protein sequence MIRMAKGRAATAVNVELVLLYWHIGDRIGRDILKEERAPYGKRILSTLSKELIAEYGPG from the coding sequence CTGATCCGAATGGCAAAAGGCCGCGCTGCGACTGCGGTGAACGTCGAACTGGTCCTGCTGTACTGGCATATCGGCGATCGAATCGGCAGGGATATTCTCAAAGAAGAACGAGCGCCATACGGTAAGAGAATTCTTTCGACACTGTCGAAAGAATTGATAGCAGAGTACGGGCCCGGATAG
- the mntA gene encoding type VII toxin-antitoxin system MntA family adenylyltransferase antitoxin: MGERKEILFAYVYGSFVQGPFRDIDIAVFLADDSTGSSDPLRYELALEQELEEVTGVPIDVRVLTAAPLSFAFTVLRTGEILVSRDEEARCEFVCRILVEYHDFSYHRERYRREALGLLR; encoded by the coding sequence CTGGGGGAGAGGAAGGAGATCCTCTTCGCGTACGTGTACGGCTCCTTTGTGCAGGGTCCCTTCCGCGACATCGATATCGCTGTTTTCCTCGCGGACGACAGCACCGGATCATCCGATCCGCTCCGGTACGAACTGGCGCTTGAACAGGAACTGGAGGAGGTTACCGGGGTGCCTATCGATGTACGGGTGCTCACCGCGGCGCCGCTTTCGTTCGCGTTCACGGTCCTCCGTACCGGGGAGATCCTGGTGTCCCGCGATGAGGAGGCGCGCTGCGAGTTTGTCTGCAGGATTCTCGTCGAGTATCATGATTTCTCCTATCACCGGGAGCGCTACAGGAGGGAAGCCCTTGGTCTCCTACGATGA
- a CDS encoding CDP-alcohol phosphatidyltransferase family protein, whose protein sequence is MIEEHLRAGTSGVLTRITALIARTGATPNTLTLLGFLGMAAAGILCASGSFFFAGLVVAASCVFDALDGALARVTGAASPFGAFFDSFLDRYAEAAVYGGLVIYYAGAGTPWGVEAAFFAAIGSLMVSYARARAEGLGVECRAGLFARPERIAVIIAGLVTGFVLPALVILAVATNVTALRRLLCVRGATLLPSRPPRSP, encoded by the coding sequence GTGATCGAGGAGCACCTCCGGGCGGGGACGAGCGGGGTGCTCACGCGAATCACAGCCCTCATCGCCCGCACGGGGGCGACCCCGAACACCCTCACCCTGCTCGGGTTCCTCGGGATGGCGGCTGCGGGGATCCTCTGCGCTTCAGGATCGTTCTTCTTCGCCGGGCTCGTGGTCGCCGCATCCTGCGTCTTCGACGCCCTCGACGGGGCACTCGCCCGGGTGACCGGCGCTGCTTCTCCTTTTGGCGCGTTCTTCGACTCGTTCCTGGATCGCTACGCCGAGGCTGCGGTCTACGGGGGGCTGGTCATCTACTACGCGGGGGCGGGGACGCCCTGGGGCGTCGAGGCCGCTTTTTTCGCCGCTATCGGGTCGCTGATGGTCAGTTACGCCCGGGCCCGGGCCGAGGGGCTCGGGGTCGAGTGCCGGGCCGGCCTCTTCGCCCGGCCGGAGCGGATCGCGGTCATCATCGCCGGGCTGGTGACGGGCTTCGTCCTCCCGGCGCTCGTCATCCTCGCGGTCGCGACGAACGTAACCGCACTCCGCCGGCTCCTCTGTGTCCGGGGGGCTACGCTACTCCCGTCACGGCCTCCTCGGTCACCGTGA
- a CDS encoding oligosaccharyl transferase, archaeosortase A system-associated, which translates to MAPAALKDHKTALTAAALLVFMLVAVLLRAIPHAALVDGSFTTLIGTDAWYNLRQVEVIAANYPGYAWFDPMTAYPGGKEIAWGPLFPLITATLCLVAGAAARPEIVYVAAWVPPLLAAAVVPVVYLTGKTLADRTTGLVAAGLIAVVSASFFARSIFGFVDHHVAETLFSTLFCLAYIAALAYAARHPVTLADTKTILPVALLALAAGAAYVLGLLVMPTIILFALIAGIFTVIQAVRNHLDGTGPEGLLVVNAVTFALPAIFLPISGFMVDSMSLSLYSVAHVYAYLLLIAVTALLAGISLALKGKRREYLAALAALGVAGVAFLTLSDIGKTMANGLAAFFGRDMTATAIREMGAWDLSLAWQSFNVGLLLIPAGLAVLALRARRENRPEVLFTIVWSVVILIATIQHLRFEYYLAVNLALLAAVVVAWALDYGFEKTADYLREPESKKKKKALPTAEIAAVGIAVLLAVILVGASASENIGYAQNGVPRTMLADDWRDALEWMNVNTPDPGVDYYAIYEKDGFAYPENSYSVMSWWDYGHWITFIAQRIPVTNPFQDNVRSATGFFLATSEEKADAAGSRYIVTDGRMAAEGFPAIAYWHDATTGTTPYAMPLLVAVPGREDTYSIESFYREAYYETMTVRLQAFDGTLVEPENALYVEYDTRSVPETGYPLLTGSKEMSPAEAQAAADAYTGPGKAAVFGSDSASPAGTVPALRHYRLVYESSPDPATSVKIFERVEGAAIPGEGVIEATVVTNTGREFVYRQASEDGTFVVPYSTTGNPYDVKTVGGYRIGNKEITVTEEAVTGVA; encoded by the coding sequence ATGGCTCCCGCTGCACTGAAAGATCATAAAACGGCCCTCACCGCCGCCGCCCTGCTCGTCTTCATGCTCGTGGCGGTTCTCCTCCGCGCAATCCCCCACGCCGCGCTCGTCGACGGCTCGTTCACCACCCTCATCGGCACCGACGCCTGGTACAACCTCCGCCAGGTCGAGGTGATCGCGGCAAACTACCCCGGCTACGCCTGGTTCGATCCCATGACCGCCTACCCGGGGGGTAAAGAGATCGCCTGGGGGCCGCTCTTCCCGCTCATCACCGCCACCCTCTGCCTCGTCGCCGGGGCGGCCGCCCGGCCCGAGATCGTGTACGTCGCCGCGTGGGTCCCCCCGCTCCTCGCGGCCGCCGTCGTCCCGGTCGTCTACCTCACCGGAAAGACCCTCGCCGACAGGACGACCGGGCTCGTCGCCGCCGGGCTCATCGCGGTCGTCTCGGCCTCGTTCTTCGCGCGGTCGATCTTCGGGTTCGTCGATCACCACGTTGCGGAGACGCTCTTCTCCACCCTCTTCTGCCTCGCCTACATCGCCGCGCTCGCGTACGCCGCCCGGCACCCGGTAACGCTTGCGGACACAAAGACCATCCTCCCCGTCGCGCTCCTCGCCCTCGCCGCCGGGGCCGCCTACGTCCTCGGCCTCCTCGTCATGCCGACGATCATCCTCTTCGCGCTCATCGCCGGGATCTTCACGGTCATCCAGGCCGTGCGGAACCACCTCGACGGCACCGGGCCGGAGGGGCTTTTAGTCGTCAACGCCGTCACGTTCGCTCTTCCCGCAATCTTCCTGCCCATATCCGGGTTCATGGTCGACTCGATGTCGCTCTCGCTCTACTCCGTCGCCCACGTCTACGCCTACCTCCTCCTGATCGCCGTGACCGCCCTCCTCGCCGGCATCTCGCTGGCGCTCAAAGGAAAGCGGCGCGAGTACCTCGCCGCCCTTGCCGCGCTCGGAGTTGCCGGCGTTGCCTTCCTCACGCTCTCCGATATCGGGAAGACGATGGCAAACGGCCTTGCGGCGTTCTTCGGCCGCGACATGACGGCCACCGCCATCCGGGAGATGGGGGCCTGGGATCTCTCCCTCGCGTGGCAGAGCTTCAACGTCGGCCTCCTCCTCATCCCCGCCGGACTTGCCGTGCTCGCCCTCCGGGCCCGGCGCGAGAACCGGCCGGAGGTCCTCTTTACGATCGTCTGGTCGGTCGTCATCCTGATCGCGACCATCCAGCACCTGCGGTTCGAGTACTACCTCGCCGTGAACCTCGCGCTCCTCGCCGCGGTCGTCGTCGCGTGGGCGCTCGACTACGGATTCGAGAAGACGGCCGATTACCTCCGTGAGCCCGAGAGCAAAAAGAAGAAGAAAGCGCTTCCCACCGCCGAGATCGCCGCCGTCGGGATCGCCGTCCTCCTCGCCGTGATCCTCGTCGGCGCATCGGCCTCGGAAAACATCGGCTACGCGCAGAACGGCGTTCCCCGCACCATGCTCGCCGACGACTGGCGCGACGCCCTCGAGTGGATGAACGTAAACACCCCCGACCCCGGGGTCGATTACTACGCCATCTACGAGAAGGATGGCTTCGCCTATCCCGAGAACTCCTACAGCGTCATGTCCTGGTGGGACTACGGCCACTGGATCACCTTCATCGCCCAGCGGATCCCGGTCACCAATCCCTTCCAGGACAACGTCCGCAGCGCCACTGGGTTCTTCCTCGCGACGAGTGAAGAGAAGGCCGACGCGGCCGGCTCCCGCTACATCGTCACCGACGGCAGGATGGCCGCCGAGGGGTTCCCGGCCATCGCCTACTGGCACGACGCGACGACGGGAACCACGCCCTACGCAATGCCCCTCCTCGTGGCGGTGCCGGGAAGAGAGGATACCTACAGCATCGAGTCGTTCTACCGGGAGGCCTACTACGAGACGATGACGGTCCGGCTGCAGGCCTTCGACGGCACGCTCGTAGAGCCCGAGAACGCGCTCTACGTCGAGTACGACACCAGGTCGGTCCCGGAGACCGGGTATCCGCTCCTCACCGGGAGCAAAGAAATGAGCCCGGCAGAGGCGCAGGCGGCGGCCGACGCCTACACGGGACCGGGTAAGGCCGCGGTCTTCGGGAGCGATTCCGCGAGCCCGGCCGGGACCGTCCCGGCGCTCAGGCACTACCGGCTCGTCTACGAGTCCTCGCCGGACCCCGCGACGAGCGTCAAGATCTTCGAGCGCGTCGAGGGCGCCGCGATCCCGGGCGAGGGCGTCATCGAGGCCACGGTCGTCACCAACACCGGCCGGGAGTTCGTCTACCGGCAGGCAAGCGAGGACGGGACGTTCGTCGTCCCCTACTCAACGACCGGCAACCCCTACGACGTGAAGACGGTCGGAGGCTACCGGATCGGGAACAAGGAGATCACGGTGACCGAGGAGGCCGTGACGGGAGTAGCGTAG
- a CDS encoding rubrerythrin family protein: MPTDENAQNAYAGESQANRKYSVFAEKAAAEGYPAVAKLFRAASEAEAVHAKRLLFILNAVGSTEENLKDAMEGENYEFMEMYPAFVAEAKEERKNEASIVFTHAMKAEEVHANLYLQALEAVREGKDLDAEKVFLCPVCGNVEIGEAPDKCPICGVPARMFREIQ, translated from the coding sequence ATGCCGACAGATGAGAACGCTCAGAATGCGTACGCCGGGGAGTCCCAGGCGAACAGAAAGTACTCGGTCTTTGCAGAGAAGGCAGCCGCCGAGGGGTATCCCGCGGTGGCAAAACTCTTCCGTGCGGCAAGCGAAGCGGAAGCCGTCCACGCGAAACGCCTCCTCTTCATCCTGAACGCCGTCGGAAGCACCGAGGAGAACCTGAAGGACGCGATGGAGGGCGAGAACTACGAGTTCATGGAGATGTACCCCGCCTTCGTCGCCGAAGCGAAAGAGGAGCGCAAGAACGAGGCCTCGATCGTCTTCACCCATGCGATGAAGGCGGAAGAGGTGCACGCGAATCTCTACCTCCAGGCGCTCGAGGCCGTCCGGGAAGGAAAGGACCTCGACGCGGAGAAGGTCTTCCTCTGTCCGGTCTGCGGGAACGTCGAGATCGGCGAGGCGCCGGACAAGTGCCCGATATGCGGTGTTCCGGCACGGATGTTCCGCGAGATTCAGTAA
- a CDS encoding carboxymuconolactone decarboxylase family protein, with product MEEKRLEEKIGKIPVIFKELKETDPDLYASVMGLDQMIWADGALSKQTKKVIAIAIAAALRDGHAVRAQMAGAGSIGVSKEEIEEGLRVAFLLAGMPAYVHGKTALEEYLGNRPRK from the coding sequence ATGGAAGAGAAGAGACTCGAAGAGAAGATCGGCAAAATTCCCGTAATCTTCAAGGAACTCAAAGAGACCGACCCCGACCTCTACGCGAGCGTCATGGGGCTCGACCAGATGATCTGGGCCGACGGCGCTCTCTCGAAGCAGACGAAGAAGGTCATCGCGATCGCGATTGCGGCCGCGCTCCGGGACGGGCACGCCGTCCGGGCGCAGATGGCCGGTGCCGGGAGCATCGGCGTATCGAAGGAGGAGATCGAGGAAGGGCTCCGGGTCGCGTTCCTGCTCGCGGGGATGCCGGCCTACGTCCACGGCAAGACCGCCCTCGAGGAGTACCTGGGCAACCGCCCGAGGAAGTGA
- a CDS encoding HEPN domain-containing protein: MDANMREAGRWLRQGERDLVSARNSCRSGDFEWACFQAQQSAEKTLKALLYARGYRRILTHSVYELIREIGEYEPSFLALKSEAKALDAAYITTRYPDSIVGNLTPSEYYDQEDAEECIEHADSICSAAREALAG; the protein is encoded by the coding sequence ATGGATGCAAACATGCGTGAAGCAGGGCGGTGGCTGCGCCAGGGGGAGAGGGATCTCGTCAGCGCGAGGAACAGCTGCCGGTCCGGCGATTTTGAATGGGCATGCTTCCAGGCACAGCAGAGTGCAGAGAAAACCCTGAAGGCCCTGCTCTATGCCCGGGGATACCGGAGGATCCTGACGCATTCTGTCTACGAACTGATCAGGGAGATCGGCGAGTACGAGCCCTCGTTCCTGGCGCTGAAGAGTGAGGCCAAGGCACTTGACGCCGCTTATATAACGACCCGATATCCGGACAGCATCGTGGGGAACCTGACACCATCGGAGTACTACGACCAGGAGGATGCCGAAGAATGCATCGAGCATGCGGATTCGATCTGCAGTGCCGCGAGAGAAGCGCTCGCCGGGTGA